From Streptomyces chrestomyceticus JCM 4735, one genomic window encodes:
- a CDS encoding metallopeptidase family protein — protein MDSPVPPPADSGGPSAPSGTGGTPAAPGGAARPPAPAGPRPRRRDRHGRGMRGPVAPPQVPLSVSRADSFVDLVYDSRDRLERRWPQLADIDFLVVEVPGFGPDGDAGPAADEETVPLGRLLPATGDQRERVVVYRRPVEIRTKNRDERALLVHEVVVEQVAELLGLAPESVDPRYGQD, from the coding sequence ATGGACAGCCCCGTACCTCCTCCGGCCGACTCCGGGGGGCCCTCCGCACCGTCCGGCACCGGCGGCACCCCCGCCGCGCCCGGCGGCGCCGCGCGGCCGCCCGCCCCGGCCGGGCCCCGCCCGCGCCGGCGCGACCGGCACGGCCGCGGTATGCGCGGCCCGGTCGCCCCGCCCCAGGTGCCGCTCTCGGTGAGCCGCGCGGACTCCTTCGTCGACCTGGTCTACGACTCACGGGACCGGCTGGAACGGCGCTGGCCGCAGTTGGCGGACATCGACTTCCTGGTCGTCGAGGTGCCCGGGTTCGGCCCCGACGGGGACGCCGGGCCGGCCGCCGACGAGGAGACCGTGCCGCTGGGCCGGCTGCTGCCCGCCACCGGCGACCAGCGGGAACGGGTCGTCGTCTACCGCCGCCCGGTCGAGATCCGCACCAAGAACCGCGACGAGCGGGCCCTGCTGGTGCACGAGGTCGTCGTCGAACAGGTCGCGGAGCTGCTCGGCCTGGCGCCGGAGTCGGTCGACCCGCGGTACGGGCAGGACTGA
- a CDS encoding DUF5719 family protein, whose translation MKRTIMSLIGAVAALGAVTGVAAVAAPDGQRAAPAEGASRRPVERSALLCPPPTSSEVGDTTYTAFTPEGTGGKAGSQGTAGLLPAPSGKQPDGKGGKGKEGAGQGAQAGADPVAPLKKPGTPVTATTDRADAPALAGTADGALAPGWTVQQTTSVAAGNGRGLLGLSCAAPDTDFWFPGVSTAKDRQDYVHLTNPDDTPAVVDLDLRGKDGPLKAASGENITVPPHSTVPVLLSTLTGTPAPDAALHVVAREGRVGASVQAADAKLGGDWLPAAADPASGAVLPGIPADATGVHLVAVASGKEDADLKVQLATPNGLITPAGLETLHVKSGMTASADLQDLTKGEPGSLVLTPAGSSKAPVAVALRVTRGKGDKQEMAFIPATGPVARRATVADNRDKGSTLSLVAPEKGKDAKVTVTASAGSGGGTPVSKTYTVKGGSTLTVEPPRPQGLKGSYALTVTPAAGSGPVHAARTLALPRGALPAFTVQTLPDDRGTVVVPTAGEDLGLLLK comes from the coding sequence GTGAAGCGCACCATCATGTCCTTGATCGGCGCGGTCGCGGCGCTCGGCGCGGTCACCGGTGTCGCCGCCGTCGCCGCCCCGGACGGGCAGCGCGCCGCCCCGGCCGAGGGCGCTTCCCGGCGGCCCGTCGAACGGTCCGCGCTGCTCTGCCCGCCGCCCACCTCGTCGGAGGTCGGCGACACCACGTACACCGCCTTCACCCCCGAGGGGACGGGCGGCAAGGCCGGTTCCCAGGGCACCGCCGGGCTGCTGCCCGCGCCGTCGGGCAAGCAGCCGGACGGCAAGGGCGGCAAGGGCAAGGAGGGCGCCGGCCAGGGCGCGCAGGCGGGCGCCGACCCCGTCGCGCCCCTGAAGAAGCCCGGCACGCCCGTCACCGCGACCACGGACCGCGCGGACGCGCCCGCCCTGGCCGGGACCGCCGACGGCGCCCTGGCCCCCGGCTGGACCGTCCAGCAGACCACCAGCGTCGCGGCCGGCAACGGACGCGGCCTGCTCGGCCTGTCCTGCGCGGCGCCCGACACCGACTTCTGGTTCCCCGGCGTCAGCACCGCCAAGGACCGCCAGGACTACGTCCACCTCACCAACCCCGACGACACCCCGGCCGTCGTCGACCTCGACCTGCGCGGCAAGGACGGCCCGCTGAAGGCCGCCTCCGGTGAGAACATCACCGTCCCGCCGCACTCCACCGTGCCGGTCCTGCTCTCCACCCTGACGGGCACGCCCGCCCCGGACGCGGCCCTGCACGTGGTCGCCCGCGAGGGCCGGGTCGGCGCCTCCGTCCAGGCCGCCGACGCGAAACTGGGCGGCGACTGGCTGCCCGCGGCGGCGGACCCCGCGTCCGGCGCGGTCCTGCCGGGCATCCCGGCCGACGCCACCGGCGTCCACCTCGTCGCCGTCGCGTCCGGCAAGGAGGACGCCGACCTCAAGGTGCAGCTTGCCACCCCGAACGGCCTGATCACCCCGGCCGGCCTGGAGACCCTGCACGTCAAGAGCGGCATGACGGCCTCCGCCGACCTCCAGGACCTCACCAAGGGCGAGCCGGGCTCACTGGTGCTGACCCCTGCCGGCAGCTCCAAGGCGCCCGTCGCGGTGGCCCTCCGGGTCACCCGCGGCAAGGGCGACAAGCAGGAGATGGCCTTCATCCCGGCCACCGGACCGGTCGCCCGGCGCGCCACCGTCGCCGACAACCGCGACAAGGGCAGCACCCTGTCCCTGGTCGCGCCGGAGAAGGGCAAGGACGCCAAGGTCACGGTCACCGCGTCGGCGGGCAGCGGGGGCGGTACGCCGGTGTCGAAGACGTACACGGTCAAGGGCGGCAGCACCCTCACCGTGGAACCGCCGCGCCCGCAGGGCCTCAAGGGCTCCTACGCCCTGACCGTCACCCCGGCGGCGGGCAGCGGCCCGGTCCACGCGGCACGGACCCTGGCCCTGCCTCGAGGCGCCCTGCCCGCCTTCACCGTGCAGACGCTCCCGGACGACCGGGGGACGGTGGTGGTGCCGACGGCGGGGGAGGACCTCGGTCTGCTGCTGAAGTGA
- a CDS encoding phosphomannomutase/phosphoglucomutase: MTDLSQIVKAYDVRGVVPDQWDEPLAELFGAAFAQVTGATAIVTGHDMRPSSPGLSRAFARGAAARGADVTEIGLCSTDQLYYASGALDLPGAMFTASHNPAQYNGIKMCRAGAAPVGQDTGLAEIRALVEQWRDGDGPEPAASPGTVTQRDVLADYAAHLRRLVDLSGIRRLKVVVDAGNGMGGHTVPTVFEGLPIDLDALYFELDGTFPNHEANPLDPANITDLQARVREVGADIGLAFDGDADRCFVVDGNGDPVSPSAITALVAARELAKHPGGTVIHNCITSWSVPEVVKENGGTPVRTRVGHSFIKGEMARTGAIFGGEHSAHYYFRDFWNADTGMLAALHVLAALGGQEGPLSELVAQYDRYAASGEINSTVDDQTGRLAAVKTAYEGRPGTALDELDGLTVSTADWWFNLRPSNTEPLLRLNVEARDQETVDRVRDEVLEIVRG, from the coding sequence GTGACTGATCTGTCGCAGATCGTGAAGGCGTACGACGTGCGCGGTGTGGTTCCCGACCAGTGGGACGAACCGCTGGCCGAACTGTTCGGCGCGGCCTTCGCCCAGGTGACCGGAGCGACCGCCATCGTGACCGGGCACGACATGCGGCCTTCCTCGCCCGGCCTGTCCCGGGCCTTCGCCCGCGGCGCCGCCGCGCGCGGGGCCGACGTCACCGAGATCGGCCTGTGCTCGACCGATCAGCTCTACTACGCCAGCGGCGCGCTGGACCTGCCCGGCGCGATGTTCACCGCCTCGCACAACCCCGCGCAGTACAACGGCATCAAGATGTGCCGGGCCGGCGCCGCCCCGGTCGGCCAGGACACCGGCCTCGCCGAGATCCGCGCCCTCGTCGAGCAGTGGCGCGACGGCGACGGCCCGGAGCCCGCAGCATCCCCCGGCACCGTCACACAGCGCGACGTCCTCGCCGACTACGCCGCCCACCTGCGCCGTCTCGTCGACCTCTCCGGCATCCGCCGCCTGAAGGTCGTCGTGGACGCCGGCAACGGCATGGGCGGCCACACCGTCCCCACCGTCTTCGAGGGCCTGCCCATCGACCTGGACGCCCTGTACTTCGAACTCGACGGCACCTTCCCGAACCACGAGGCCAACCCCCTCGACCCGGCGAACATCACCGACCTCCAGGCCCGCGTCCGCGAGGTCGGCGCCGACATCGGCCTGGCCTTCGACGGCGACGCGGACCGCTGCTTCGTCGTCGACGGCAACGGCGACCCGGTCTCCCCGTCCGCGATCACCGCCCTGGTCGCCGCCCGCGAACTGGCCAAGCACCCCGGCGGCACGGTCATCCACAACTGCATCACCTCCTGGTCCGTCCCCGAGGTCGTCAAGGAGAACGGCGGCACGCCCGTACGCACCCGCGTCGGCCACTCCTTCATCAAGGGGGAGATGGCCAGGACCGGCGCCATCTTCGGCGGCGAACACTCCGCGCACTACTACTTCCGCGACTTCTGGAACGCCGACACCGGCATGCTCGCCGCCCTGCACGTCCTGGCGGCCCTCGGCGGCCAGGAAGGACCGCTGTCCGAACTGGTCGCCCAGTACGACCGGTACGCCGCCTCCGGCGAGATCAACAGCACCGTCGACGACCAGACCGGCCGCCTCGCCGCCGTGAAGACCGCGTACGAGGGCCGGCCCGGCACCGCACTCGACGAACTGGACGGCCTCACCGTCAGCACCGCCGACTGGTGGTTCAACCTCCGCCCCTCCAACACCGAACCCCTCCTCCGCCTGAACGTCGAGGCCCGGGACCAGGAGACGGTCGACCGGGTGCGGGACGAGGTGCTGGAGATCGTTCGCGGGTGA
- a CDS encoding cation diffusion facilitator family transporter → MSASGGTKAIVAALGANLAIAAAKFVAFAFSGSSSMLAEGVHSVADSGNQGLLLLGGKKAKRAATEEHPFGYGRERYIYGFLVSIVLFTIGGVFALYEGYEKIHDPHELDNWVWPVGVLVFAIVAEGFSFRTAIKESNELRGKQTWPQFVRRAKAPELPVVLLEDFGALVGLVLALGGVGLTLATGNGVWDGIGTMCIGALLVLIALVLAAETKSLLLGEAAGPEQVAKIRAAVADGETVTRVIHMRTLHLGPEELLVAAKVAVQHDDTAKEVADAINAAEARIRAAVPIARVIYLEPDIYHETAAASGDHPAGTAGGA, encoded by the coding sequence ATGAGTGCATCAGGCGGTACCAAGGCGATCGTCGCGGCGCTGGGCGCCAACCTCGCGATCGCGGCGGCGAAGTTCGTGGCCTTCGCCTTCAGCGGATCGTCCTCGATGCTGGCCGAAGGCGTCCACTCCGTCGCCGACTCCGGCAACCAGGGACTCCTGCTCCTCGGCGGCAAGAAGGCCAAGCGCGCCGCCACCGAGGAACACCCCTTCGGCTACGGCCGCGAGCGCTACATCTACGGCTTCCTGGTCTCCATCGTCCTGTTCACCATCGGCGGCGTCTTCGCCCTGTACGAGGGCTACGAGAAGATCCACGACCCGCACGAGCTGGACAACTGGGTCTGGCCGGTCGGCGTCCTGGTCTTCGCGATCGTCGCCGAGGGCTTCTCCTTCCGTACGGCCATCAAGGAGTCCAACGAGCTGCGCGGCAAGCAGACCTGGCCCCAGTTCGTCCGCCGTGCCAAGGCCCCCGAACTCCCCGTCGTCCTCCTGGAGGACTTCGGCGCCCTCGTCGGCCTGGTGCTCGCGCTCGGTGGCGTCGGCCTCACCCTCGCCACCGGCAACGGCGTGTGGGACGGCATCGGCACCATGTGCATCGGCGCCCTCCTCGTCCTGATCGCCCTGGTCCTCGCCGCCGAGACCAAGTCGCTGCTGCTCGGCGAGGCGGCCGGACCCGAACAGGTCGCCAAGATCCGCGCGGCCGTGGCCGACGGCGAGACCGTCACCCGCGTCATCCACATGCGCACCCTCCACCTCGGCCCGGAGGAACTCCTCGTCGCCGCCAAGGTCGCCGTCCAGCACGACGACACGGCCAAGGAGGTCGCCGACGCGATCAACGCCGCCGAGGCCCGGATCCGCGCGGCCGTCCCCATCGCCCGCGTGATCTACCTCGAACCCGACATCTACCACGAGACCGCCGCCGCCTCGGGCGACCATCCGGCCGGGACAGCGGGCGGGGCCTGA
- a CDS encoding Trm112 family protein, with product MPVDASLIEILACPACHAPLADRSDADPAELRCTGTECGLAYPVRDGIPVLLVDEARRPA from the coding sequence ATGCCGGTCGACGCCAGCCTGATCGAGATCCTCGCCTGCCCGGCGTGCCACGCCCCGCTGGCGGACCGGTCGGACGCCGACCCGGCCGAGCTGCGGTGCACCGGCACCGAATGCGGCCTCGCCTACCCCGTCCGGGACGGCATCCCCGTCCTCCTGGTGGACGAGGCCCGGCGCCCCGCCTGA
- a CDS encoding L-lactate permease: MSVPQREFVQHLEPVAGSLALSALVAALPLVTVLVLLGAVRMRAHRAGLVGLAVALATACLGYGMPAGQALSAAAQGALFGLFPILWIVVNALWVYRMTVRTRHFDVLRRSFSGLSADPRVQALVIAFCFGALLEALAGFGAPVAISAVMLVALGFSPVRAAVIALVANTAPVAFGAMGTPVVTLAQVTGLPLDAVAPVVGRQTPLLALVVPLLLVFLVDGRRGLRETWAPALACGLAFAAVQFAAANYVSAQLADIGAALAGAAALVAVPGARRPASEPVRTAVLTGARSEDLDVRDSRADIVRAYAPYALIVAVFSLAQLPPLKDLLTRATRTFDWPFLDVADPDGKPAGGNVFSLPLLATGGTLVLLAGVLTAAVLGVRAATAVREWAATVRELRLAALTVTSVLALAYVLNLSGQAATIGHFVAAAGAGLAFLSPVLGWFGVAVTGSDTSANALFGALQVTAARQSGLSPVLLAAANSSGGVLGKMISPQNLAIACAAVGLAGREGDLLRKVLPWSLGLLLVMCLIVVGQSTDVLGWMLP; encoded by the coding sequence GTGTCCGTACCGCAGCGGGAGTTCGTGCAGCACCTGGAACCCGTGGCCGGCTCGCTCGCCCTGTCCGCGCTCGTCGCCGCGCTCCCGCTGGTCACCGTCCTCGTCCTGCTCGGCGCCGTACGGATGCGCGCCCACCGCGCCGGACTCGTGGGCCTCGCCGTCGCCCTCGCCACCGCCTGCCTCGGCTACGGCATGCCCGCCGGGCAGGCCCTGTCCGCCGCCGCGCAGGGCGCGCTCTTCGGCCTGTTCCCCATCCTGTGGATCGTCGTCAACGCCCTGTGGGTGTACCGGATGACGGTCCGCACCCGCCACTTCGACGTCCTGCGCCGCTCCTTCTCCGGACTCTCCGCCGACCCCCGCGTCCAGGCCCTGGTCATCGCCTTCTGCTTCGGCGCGCTGCTCGAAGCGCTCGCCGGGTTCGGGGCGCCCGTCGCGATCAGCGCGGTGATGCTGGTCGCCCTCGGCTTCTCCCCGGTACGGGCCGCCGTCATCGCGCTCGTCGCCAACACCGCGCCGGTCGCCTTCGGCGCCATGGGCACCCCCGTCGTCACCCTCGCCCAGGTCACCGGCCTGCCCCTGGATGCCGTCGCCCCGGTCGTCGGCCGCCAGACGCCGCTGCTCGCCCTCGTCGTACCGCTGCTGCTGGTGTTCCTGGTCGACGGGCGGCGCGGCCTGCGCGAGACCTGGGCGCCCGCGCTCGCCTGCGGACTGGCCTTCGCCGCCGTGCAGTTCGCGGCCGCCAACTACGTCTCCGCGCAACTCGCCGACATCGGCGCGGCCCTCGCGGGCGCCGCCGCCCTCGTCGCCGTACCCGGCGCCCGCAGACCCGCCTCCGAACCCGTACGGACCGCCGTCCTGACCGGCGCCCGCAGCGAGGACCTGGACGTCCGCGACTCCCGCGCCGACATCGTCCGCGCCTACGCGCCGTACGCCCTGATCGTCGCCGTCTTCTCCCTCGCCCAGCTCCCGCCCCTCAAGGACCTCCTCACCCGCGCGACCCGCACCTTCGACTGGCCCTTCCTGGACGTCGCGGACCCGGACGGCAAGCCGGCCGGCGGCAACGTCTTCTCGCTCCCGCTGCTCGCCACCGGCGGGACCCTGGTGCTGCTGGCCGGCGTGCTGACCGCCGCGGTACTGGGCGTACGGGCCGCCACCGCCGTACGTGAATGGGCCGCGACCGTACGCGAACTGCGCCTGGCCGCCCTCACCGTGACCTCCGTCCTGGCCCTCGCCTATGTACTGAACCTCTCCGGACAGGCCGCCACCATCGGCCACTTCGTCGCCGCCGCCGGGGCCGGACTGGCCTTCCTCTCGCCCGTCCTCGGCTGGTTCGGCGTCGCCGTCACCGGCTCCGACACCTCCGCCAACGCCCTCTTCGGCGCCCTCCAGGTCACCGCCGCCCGGCAGTCCGGCCTCTCACCCGTCCTGCTCGCCGCGGCCAACAGCTCCGGCGGCGTCCTCGGCAAGATGATCTCCCCGCAGAACCTGGCGATCGCCTGCGCCGCGGTCGGCCTGGCCGGACGCGAGGGCGACCTGCTGCGCAAGGTGCTGCCGTGGAGCCTGGGGCTGCTGCTGGTGATGTGTCTGATCGTGGTGGGGCAGAGCACGGACGTCCTGGGGTGGATGCTGCCGTAG
- the manA gene encoding mannose-6-phosphate isomerase, class I has product MDRLTNTVRPYAWGSTTAIPELLGTAPTGEPQAEMWMGAHPGAPSRTDRGAGPVSLADVIAADPEGELGPDAVRAFGPRLPFLLKLLAAGSPLSLQVHPDLTQAQEGYADEEKRGVPADAPHRNYKDANHKPELICALTPFEGLCGFRHPAEAATLLEGLGGSALKPYADILRAAPEDAALREVLTAVLGADRDETAETVEQAATAARRLAGEGGPHADAYAAYAAIAHHYPGDPGVLAAMLLNHVRLQPGEALFLGAGIPHAYLGGLGVELMANSDNVLRCGLTPKHVDVPELLRVVRFEPRDAGVLRPEEATASGEEVYETPTDEFRLSRFVLAPGGPIRTLGDRTPQILLCTAGAVAVHVVGAGAGGGSVSRTDAGSRTDAGSRTDAGSRTDVGSRTDLTLAPGESVFVPAGERVELAGEGTIFRATVAL; this is encoded by the coding sequence ATGGACCGCCTCACCAACACCGTGCGCCCCTACGCCTGGGGCTCCACCACCGCCATCCCGGAACTCCTCGGCACCGCGCCGACCGGCGAACCCCAGGCCGAGATGTGGATGGGCGCCCACCCCGGCGCCCCCTCCCGCACCGACCGCGGCGCCGGCCCGGTCTCGCTGGCCGACGTCATCGCCGCGGACCCGGAAGGCGAACTCGGCCCCGACGCGGTACGCGCCTTCGGCCCCCGGCTGCCCTTCCTGCTGAAACTGCTCGCCGCCGGCTCCCCGCTGTCCCTCCAGGTCCACCCCGACCTGACCCAGGCCCAGGAGGGGTACGCGGACGAGGAGAAGCGCGGCGTCCCCGCCGACGCCCCGCACCGCAACTACAAGGACGCCAACCACAAGCCCGAACTCATCTGCGCCCTCACCCCCTTCGAAGGGCTCTGCGGCTTCCGGCACCCGGCCGAGGCCGCCACCCTCCTCGAAGGACTCGGCGGCAGCGCCCTCAAGCCGTACGCCGACATCCTGCGCGCCGCCCCGGAGGACGCCGCACTGCGCGAGGTCCTCACCGCCGTACTGGGCGCCGACCGGGACGAGACGGCCGAAACCGTCGAACAGGCCGCGACCGCCGCCCGGCGCCTGGCCGGCGAAGGCGGCCCGCACGCCGACGCCTACGCCGCGTACGCCGCCATCGCCCACCACTACCCGGGCGACCCCGGCGTGCTCGCCGCCATGCTCCTCAACCACGTACGGCTGCAGCCCGGCGAAGCGCTCTTCCTGGGCGCCGGCATCCCGCACGCCTACCTCGGCGGCCTCGGCGTGGAACTGATGGCCAACTCCGACAACGTGCTGCGCTGCGGCCTGACCCCCAAGCACGTGGACGTACCGGAACTGCTGCGGGTGGTCCGCTTTGAGCCCCGCGACGCGGGGGTGCTGCGGCCGGAGGAGGCCACGGCGTCGGGCGAGGAGGTCTACGAGACCCCGACCGACGAGTTCCGGCTCTCCCGCTTCGTGCTGGCACCCGGCGGGCCGATCCGCACGCTCGGCGACCGTACTCCGCAGATTCTGCTGTGCACGGCGGGGGCGGTTGCGGTGCATGTGGTCGGTGCGGGGGCGGGCGGTGGTTCCGTGTCCCGTACGGACGCGGGTTCTCGTACGGATGCGGGTTCTCGTACGGACGCCGGTTCCCGTACGGACGTTGGTTCTCGAACGGACCTGACGCTTGCGCCCGGGGAGTCGGTCTTCGTACCGGCCGGTGAGCGCGTGGAACTGGCGGGAGAGGGAACGATTTTCCGGGCGACGGTGGCGCTCTGA
- a CDS encoding SIS domain-containing protein: MLDESLLDAPEALAGADRYGLLRGVAESGARVRTAARNAAESGIADLRPDGRPRTVLVAGPAPAAACVADLFGALGGGTCPVTLIRPTGVAARPGALRWTLPGWSGPLDLLLIAGPDGADPGLAQLVEQAYRRGCSVVAVTPAGGQLADAVVQARGLPVPLATTPYDAEFDIEGAPPAAPGTLWSLLIPMLSLADRIGLLSATSDLLAQLADRLDQVAERCGPAIETYSNPAKTLAAELADALPLIWTEGTLSGAVGRHFATVLAGLAGRPALAGELPETMTTHGALLAGPFAAGADPDDFFRDRVEQPTALHARVVLLREDTPGPLSAAPAARELALEHDTPVSELEPAGGSALERAAELLAVTDFAAVYLALAGTEGA; encoded by the coding sequence ATGCTCGACGAGTCCCTGTTGGACGCACCCGAAGCACTGGCCGGCGCCGACCGTTACGGACTGCTGCGCGGCGTCGCCGAATCCGGGGCACGGGTGCGCACCGCCGCCCGCAACGCCGCCGAGTCCGGCATCGCCGACCTGCGGCCCGACGGCCGGCCCCGCACCGTCCTCGTGGCGGGCCCGGCACCGGCCGCCGCCTGCGTCGCCGACCTCTTCGGCGCCCTCGGCGGCGGCACCTGCCCGGTCACCCTCATCCGGCCCACCGGCGTCGCCGCGCGGCCCGGCGCGCTGCGCTGGACCCTGCCCGGCTGGTCCGGACCGCTCGACCTGCTGCTGATCGCCGGCCCGGACGGCGCCGACCCCGGACTCGCACAGCTCGTCGAGCAGGCGTACCGCCGCGGCTGCTCCGTCGTTGCCGTCACCCCGGCGGGCGGCCAGCTCGCCGACGCCGTCGTCCAGGCCCGCGGCCTGCCCGTGCCGCTCGCCACCACCCCGTACGACGCCGAGTTCGACATCGAGGGCGCGCCGCCCGCCGCCCCCGGCACCCTCTGGTCGCTGCTCATCCCGATGCTCTCCCTCGCCGACCGGATCGGCCTGCTCAGCGCCACCTCCGACCTGCTCGCGCAGCTCGCCGACCGCCTCGACCAGGTCGCCGAACGCTGCGGCCCCGCCATCGAGACGTACTCCAACCCCGCCAAGACCCTCGCCGCCGAACTCGCCGACGCGCTCCCGCTGATCTGGACCGAAGGCACCCTTTCCGGCGCCGTCGGCCGGCACTTCGCGACCGTCCTGGCCGGACTCGCCGGCCGGCCCGCCCTCGCCGGCGAACTGCCCGAGACGATGACCACGCACGGCGCGCTGCTCGCCGGCCCATTCGCGGCCGGCGCCGACCCGGACGACTTCTTCCGCGACCGCGTCGAACAGCCCACCGCCCTGCACGCCCGCGTCGTCCTGCTCCGCGAGGACACCCCGGGACCGCTCTCCGCCGCGCCCGCCGCCCGCGAACTGGCACTGGAGCACGACACCCCCGTCAGCGAACTGGAACCGGCCGGCGGCAGCGCCCTGGAGAGGGCCGCCGAACTCCTCGCCGTCACGGATTTCGCCGCCGTGTACCTGGCACTCGCCGGCACTGAGGGAGCATGA
- a CDS encoding DUF3499 domain-containing protein, with product MESHRGPLKSAVPSNVVSPVRRCSRTACGRPAVATLTYVYADSTAVLGPLATYAEPHCYDLCAEHSERLTAPRGWEVVRLATDTGPARPSGDDLEALANAVREAARPQERAAGGGNGPQVSGPNGRDAHPMEVARRGHLRVLRSPDN from the coding sequence GTGGAGAGTCATCGCGGCCCGCTCAAGAGTGCGGTACCGTCCAACGTCGTGAGCCCTGTACGTCGCTGTTCGCGCACTGCGTGCGGCCGCCCCGCCGTCGCAACGCTGACGTACGTCTACGCGGATTCGACCGCCGTGCTCGGACCGCTCGCCACCTACGCCGAGCCCCACTGCTACGACCTGTGCGCCGAGCACTCCGAGCGGCTGACCGCGCCGCGCGGCTGGGAAGTCGTCCGCCTGGCCACCGACACCGGCCCGGCCCGCCCCAGCGGCGACGACCTCGAAGCGCTCGCCAACGCGGTGCGCGAGGCGGCCCGGCCCCAGGAACGCGCGGCGGGCGGCGGCAACGGCCCCCAGGTCAGCGGGCCGAACGGGCGCGACGCCCACCCGATGGAGGTCGCCCGGCGGGGGCATCTGCGGGTGCTGCGGTCGCCGGACAACTGA